From a region of the Streptomyces sp. B21-083 genome:
- a CDS encoding GNAT family N-acetyltransferase, with amino-acid sequence MSSFVVRSVRADEWRAAKGLRLAALRDPVAHLAFLETYEQAVSRPDSFWQERVQGGAEGATGAQQIIAEGPDGEWVGGLVVLVEEPGTTDWAGFAVERRQGHIVGVFMMPEHRGCGLTDVLFDAALEWAWESAGVERMRLIVHQDNARAQRFYRRVGFVPSGVTVPLAAGADDSELEFVLEREPHP; translated from the coding sequence ATGAGTAGCTTTGTGGTGAGGTCCGTTCGGGCGGATGAGTGGCGTGCCGCCAAGGGGCTTCGGCTGGCTGCCTTGCGGGATCCGGTCGCGCATCTGGCCTTCCTGGAGACGTACGAGCAGGCCGTGAGCCGGCCTGATTCCTTCTGGCAGGAGCGGGTGCAGGGTGGCGCCGAGGGGGCGACCGGCGCTCAGCAGATCATTGCCGAGGGGCCCGACGGTGAGTGGGTCGGGGGGCTCGTGGTGCTCGTCGAGGAGCCCGGGACCACCGATTGGGCCGGGTTCGCCGTCGAGCGGCGCCAGGGGCATATCGTCGGGGTGTTCATGATGCCCGAGCATCGGGGGTGCGGGCTGACCGATGTGCTTTTCGACGCCGCCCTGGAGTGGGCCTGGGAGAGTGCGGGCGTCGAGCGGATGCGGTTGATCGTGCATCAGGACAACGCGCGTGCGCAGCGGTTCTATCGGCGCGTGGGGTTCGTACCCAGTGGGGTCACCGTGCCCTTGGCCGCGGGTGCTGACGACTCCGAGCTGGAGTTCGTGCTGGAGCGGGAGCCGCACCCGTAG
- a CDS encoding type IV secretory system conjugative DNA transfer family protein yields the protein MRPDEQHRAERQQGERGVSDGLLIGLIAFLLGLTLLVWSATGLAALLSHGAWPQGITFTRTPEALRHLLTEPRDVPGAWPATPAGQLPGWGLFWGLFIGQLMILFVLTIFVVGTLARWKAVRRARKTAPAPVPAPHEVPVQRTEPPVGTKEQHHAPAAPGTPAPEPQGIAAPAAPQVLTPEPRQDLVPPTPPKVLSTAPMAADGERAGGWETIFFGTPPTRTHPATQAIQNAEGPALILTSNPTLWQETKDARAKLGPTLLYDPTHLCDTPARLHWPPTTGCEDKPTAAARATALLAPVRPTAKIDRTTAETAETLLRSYLHAAAIDTRTIRHVHRWAQGTNVQEAVRILRTNPKAAPGAAGELEAALTAHPERRDMAQELTSRALAALSTVNIREACTANRSDAVVLDSFIAEGGTLYVVGEPIEDPRTNPGAMPLLTALAASVVERGRRMAERSSSGRLDPPLTLVLDDVAAVAPLPQLPDLLATGADRGMPTLALLRSKEQLRARWPDHDLRV from the coding sequence CTGGTCTGGTCGGCAACCGGCCTCGCGGCCCTGCTCTCCCACGGCGCCTGGCCACAAGGGATCACGTTCACCCGCACCCCGGAGGCCCTCCGCCACCTGCTCACCGAACCCCGCGACGTACCGGGCGCCTGGCCGGCGACACCGGCGGGTCAGCTGCCCGGGTGGGGCCTGTTCTGGGGCCTGTTCATCGGCCAACTGATGATCCTGTTCGTCCTGACGATCTTCGTCGTGGGCACACTGGCCCGTTGGAAGGCAGTACGAAGGGCAAGAAAGACCGCTCCTGCTCCTGTTCCTGCTCCTCACGAGGTCCCGGTACAACGCACGGAGCCACCGGTCGGGACGAAGGAACAGCACCACGCACCGGCAGCCCCGGGGACCCCCGCACCGGAACCCCAGGGGATTGCTGCACCGGCAGCCCCGCAGGTACTTACGCCGGAACCCCGGCAGGACCTGGTTCCGCCGACACCCCCGAAGGTGCTTTCGACGGCACCCATGGCAGCGGACGGCGAACGGGCGGGCGGGTGGGAAACAATCTTCTTCGGCACCCCACCCACCCGCACACACCCCGCAACCCAAGCCATCCAGAACGCAGAGGGCCCCGCCCTCATCCTCACCTCCAACCCCACCCTCTGGCAGGAGACAAAGGACGCCCGAGCCAAACTCGGCCCCACTCTCCTCTACGACCCCACCCACCTCTGCGACACCCCGGCCCGCCTCCACTGGCCCCCCACCACCGGCTGCGAGGACAAACCCACCGCGGCCGCAAGAGCAACCGCCCTCCTCGCCCCGGTCCGCCCCACCGCGAAGATCGACCGGACAACGGCAGAAACCGCGGAAACACTCCTCCGCAGCTATCTGCACGCCGCCGCCATAGACACCCGCACGATCCGCCACGTACACCGTTGGGCCCAGGGCACCAACGTCCAGGAAGCCGTACGCATCCTCCGTACCAACCCCAAGGCGGCCCCCGGTGCCGCCGGCGAACTCGAAGCAGCCCTCACCGCGCACCCCGAACGCCGGGACATGGCGCAGGAGTTGACCAGCCGAGCCCTCGCCGCGCTGTCGACGGTGAACATCCGCGAGGCGTGCACGGCGAACCGAAGTGATGCCGTCGTCCTGGATTCCTTCATCGCCGAAGGGGGCACGCTTTATGTGGTCGGTGAACCGATCGAGGACCCCAGGACAAACCCGGGCGCGATGCCCCTCCTGACCGCACTGGCCGCAAGCGTGGTCGAGCGCGGCCGGCGCATGGCCGAACGGTCATCCTCCGGTCGCCTCGACCCACCACTGACCCTCGTCCTGGACGACGTCGCGGCGGTCGCTCCCCTCCCCCAGCTCCCGGACCTGCTCGCCACCGGAGCGGACCGCGGTATGCCCACCCTGGCCCTGCTCCGGTCGAAAGAACAACTCCGAGCAAGATGGCCCGACCACGACCTACGGGTGTAA